Below is a genomic region from Neisseria arctica.
CTGACACTTGGCCTTTTGCATCAATTACTTTCAATTCCATTACGCACCTACTTTCACGCTAGGACGCACTACTACGTCACTATTAACGGAACCGGGTACCGCACCTTTAACCAAAAGCAGCTGACGCTCTACATCAACGCGGATAACTTCCAAGCATTGAACGGTAGCTTTGGTGTTGCCGTACTGACCGGCCATACGCTTACCCGGGAATACACGACCCGGATCTTGTGCCTGGCCGATAGAACCAGGAACACGGTGAGAGCGTGAGTTACCGTGTGAAGTACGTTGTGAACCGAAGTTATGGCGTTTGATAGTACCGGGAAAAACCTTTACCTTTAGAGGTACCGGTAACATCAACCAATTGGCCTGCCTCAAACATAGCGACAGTGATTTCATCGCCGGCTTTCAGCTCACCCAATTTTTCCTCAGTCAAAGCAAACTCAACCAAACCACGACCGGCTTCTACGCCGGCTTTGGCAAAATGGCCTGCTTCGGCCTTGGTTACGCGGTTAGCTTTTTTCTGACCAAAGGTAACTTGAACGGCAACATAACCGTCAGCATCTTTGGATTTTACTTGTGTAACGCGATTAGCAGACATATCCAACACGGTTACCGGAACAGATGCACCTTGTTCGTTAAACACGCGGGTCATGCCCACTTTGCGTCCAACCAGACCTAAAGTCATGATTATTTTCCTTTTAAAATAAAGGGATCAGCTACGATTGGCTGACCAATTCGGACAAAATAAATACTTGGTAAAAATACCAAGCATCGAAATATATCATAAAAACAAATCAATTTTCAAGTAAAATCTTGTCTTTACATATCATGGAACAGCTATAAACCAACACTTTATTTATCTGAAGAAGCCTATGCGCTTCATTAATCAAAATTGCACTTATCCGCACATGACATAGCCATTTCAAAGCATGAAAAACTCTCAATCTGATATAAACACCATAATAAACATAATAAAACCTCTGCTGCCTCCATGCATTAATAAAAATAAAATTATTGACTCGTAAAAAGTTGTCGTCATATCACTCTTCGTGTATTTCGCCCGTTTAGAATTTATCCTCTAATAAACTTAACGAGTTACTTTACGATATATATACAAGCCGTCTGAAAAGATAATTTTTATATAAATTCCGAAGGATGTTTTGCTATGAAAAAGCTTTTCTTACTACTGCCGCTTTTAAGCGGCTGCGTCATCCCGATTATAGCCCCGGTTCCCCAAAGCACATTTGCCAATCCTCTCTTAGCTAACCAATGGCAGATTACCGAAGCCAACGGTGAACGCATTGAAAACACATCCGCAACTTTATTATTAAGAAAAGACCGCTACTTCTCCGCCGAAACCGATTGTAATAATTTAATGGGAAGCTATAGCTTATCGGGTAATTACGAACTGAATTTTGCGATGCCTGCATCCACGCGTATGTCTTGTCGTGATATGCGCAATGAAGTGCTGATATCTGCCGCACTACCTAAAGTAAACAGTTACCGCTTAATTGGAACCGGTATTGAAATGCTGGACAAAAACCGTCAACCCGTATTACGCGCCATACCGAAACAATAAACTATCCGTGCCTCAACCGCTACACAATGCTGGTGAAATACTCATGCAACATGGTTTTTAACAGTATGAGAGTCGGCATAGTCAGTACCATTCAAAACGGTATTGCTTTATTTAAAGTTTAATTATCGAATATCGATAAAAGTGAAAAACACAGGCCGTCTGAAAATTTTCATACGGCCTGTGTTTTTCAGTAAGTGACTTTATCAGAATACGTCCCTGACCAGCATATTCTTTTAGCCAACTTACAAACAACGGTGGCCCAATGCAGGCAGACGGTTACGTACACTCAACAAACGCGCTTCATCCAAAGTAGCACTAACCACGCCCTCACCTTCAGGCAGAACAGCCAATACTTCCCCCCACGGATCAATAATCATGCTATGCCCAAACGTACGCCGCCCGCTTTCATGTTTGCCGCCCTGCCCCGAAGCAATCAAATAACATTGGTTTTCAACCGCACGGGTTTTCAACAACAATTCCCAATGCGCCTTACCCGTCGTATAGGTAAATGCGGCCGGCAGCAACATGATATCAAAAGGCAGTTGGGCACGGAAAAATTCAGGAAAGCGTAAATCATAGCAAACACCCGCAGCCACCCTTATTCCTTCAATCTCCCATGAGGGTACGCGATTACCGTTTGCAATGGTATCCGATTCTGCGTAACGCTCTCCTAAACCCGAATAGCCAAAAAGATGCATTTTATCGTAACTGCCAATACACTGCCCGTCTCGTCCGTATACCAGCATCGTATTCAAAACCTTACCCGGCTCACTACTTTTTAAAGGCACTGTACCGCCGAATAAAACAATACCGTGCTCACCCGCCGCCTCGCTCATGGCCGTCTGAAAATCACCGTTCCCCAAAGGCTCGGCAAAAGCCAATTTATCAGTATCACTCGCCCCCATAATCGGCCAATATTCAGGCAGCAATACCCAATCGGCTCCACCTTCCGCAGCCTCGGCAACCAAGCGGCGCATGGCAGCGATATTATCCGACGGGCGGGTGGAGGATACCATTTGTACTGCAGCGGCCCGGATATTTTTCATGGTGATTTCCTTGTCGTTGATTTGCACTTAGTTAGGGTATTTTGACAGGTGTTCTGTTACACTTTTAAAAGCATATATATATCCATCTTAGCTTAATTGATAGGGAATACCTTCCCTTGCATATAAATGCTGCTTTTTCCATCGTACAAGAAAACCGCTATGAAAAAAACCGCTTTTGTTGTTACCGCCCTTTTACCGGCACTGGCATTAGCCGATATCAATCTCTACGGTACTATCCGCAGCGGGCTAAGCGTCTCCCAAACCCAAATCGGCAACACGCACTTCAACCGCAGCTCCGTGGATGATTTAGGCAGCTATATCGGGATACGCGGCAACCATCCTATTGGCAGCAGCAACATGATTTGGCAGTTCGAGCAAAACACACCAATCGGTCAAAACGGTTCATTACGCGAGCATTTCCGCAATCGTAAAGAACGTAACGGCGATAGCGGATGGTTTGTCGGCATTTCCGATTAAGAGTTTTACAAAACAATTTGGATTTTTAAATCCCAGGCCTAACTTTACTCGAACCTCTAGGCCATGCCGGCTACAAAGCCGACTTAGCGTTCCCTATAAATAAAATGCCGTCTGAAATTTTCAGACGGCATTTATTACTTTGTTTCAACAACAGAATATTAATCTGCGGCGAGATACTTCACACATGCTGCACGGTGTGCCGGCCCGCCTTTTAATTGCGGTTTTTCTTTGGCACACAGTTCTATAGCTTCAGGGCAGCGTGTACGGAAAACACAGCCCGAAGGCGGGTTAAGGGGGCTGGGCAAATCACCCGGCAACAATTCTATATGTTTGCCCCGCTCAATCTTCGGATCAGGAATCGGTACCGCACTCATCAAAGCACGCGTATACGGATGTGCGGGGGCGCCATATACAGCCTGGTCTTCGCCCAATTCGACGGCATTCCCCAGATACATCACCAATACACGGTCGGAAATATGCTTCACCACTGATAAATCGTGGGCGATAAAAATCATCGCCAAGCCCATTTCGCGTTGAATCTGCTTAAGCAAATTTACCACTTGCGCCTGAATTGATACGTCCAATGCCGAAACCGGCTCATCACAAATCAAGAGCTTGGGTTTCAAAATCAAGGCACGAGCAATACCGATACGCTGGCATTGGCCGCCCGAAAACTCATGCGGGTAGCGGTTAATCTGATTAGGCAGCAAGCCGACTTTACCCATCATTTCCTTCACCCGCGCCATCACTTCGGCTTTGCCAAGTTCGGGGTAAAACGTTCGCAGCGGCTCGGCAATAATATCGCCGACGGTCATACGCGGATTCAGCGATGCTAACGGATCTTGGAAGATCATTTGGATATCCCGCCGCTTCAACCGCAGTGTTTTTGCATCCAGCTTGGTCAAATCCTGCCCCTGCCACAAAACACTGCCCGACTCGGCTTTCACCAAACCGATAATCGCCCGCGCCAAAGTGGATTTGCCGCAACCCGACTCACCCACCACACCAAGCGTTTCTCCCGGTTGCAAATCAAACGACACACCGTTCACAGCCTGCAACAAAGCGGTTTTTTGCCAAGGCCAGCTTTTGGCTTCGCGAACACGGAATACAACGCGTAAATCGCGTACCTGTAATAAAGGCTGAGTCTGCTTCATACATCCGCTCCTTCCATCTGCCAAAAACAGGCGCGTCGGCTGCCGTCTGCTTGTTGCGTTAATAGCGGCTCACTGTGCCGACACACATCGGTTACATAATTACAGCGCGCTTGAAACGGACATCCCGGCGGCAATGCCGCCAAATTGGGCGGGTTACCCACGATGGTTGGCAATTCGGCTTCCTCTCCATCCAACCGCGGCACAGCCCCCAACAAACCGATGGTGTAAGGATGGGTCGGCCGGTAGAAAATCTGCTCGATACCACCATACTCCATCGTTCTGCCGGCATACATCACCAAAACATGATCACAAATACCCGCTACAACACCCAAATCATGGGTAATCATAATAATGGTCGTGCCAAAATCACGTTTCAAATCGTTCAGCAAAGCCATAATCTGCGCCTGTACGGTCACATCCAAAGCAGTAGTCGGCTCATCGGCAATCAACAGCTTCGGACGGCACAGCAAAGCCATGGCAATCATCACCCGTTGGCGCATGCCGCCTGAAAACTCATGCGGATACATATCGATACGCTTTTTTGCCTCGGGGATTTTTACCGCTTCAAGCATACGGATGGCTTCGGCCCGCGCCTCGGCCTTACCCATACCTTTGTGCAGCATCAGCACTTCGGTAAGCTGCGCACCTACTTTCATATATGGGTTAAGCGAAGTCATCGGATCTTGAAAAATCATCGAAATTTCGCTGGCACGGATTTTATTCAATTCTTTTTCGGGCAAACCGACCAATTCCCGCCCGTTAAATTTTACCGAACCTTTTACCTTACCGTTTTTCGCCAACAAACCCATCACGGCAAAAGCGGTTTGCGATTTGCCCGAGCCGGACTCGCCGACTATCCCCAACGTTTCGCCTTCGTGCAAATCGAAATTGAGTTTGTTGACGGCGGTTACATCGCCGTCTTCGGTGCGGAACACCACCTGTAAATCTTTTACGCTCAACAAGGCCATTGTGTTTTCCTACCTGTCTTTCGGGTCGAGCGCATCGCGCAAACCGTCACCGATAAAGTTAAAGCAAAATAGGGTGACTACCAAAAACACGCTCGGGATCAGAATCTGCCACGGTGCCACCTGCATGGTTTGTGCGCCCTCTTGCAACAAGGCACCCCAACTGGTCATCGGTTCCTGAACGCCCAAGCCCAAAAAGCTCAAGAACGATTCAAACAAAATCATGCCCGGCACCAGCAAAGAAGCATAAACCACTACCACACCCAAAACATTGGGAACGATATGGCGGAATACGATCGCCGTTTTCGATACGCCGCCCACTTCCGCGGCTTCGACAAACTCTTTACGCTTAAGACTCAGCGTTTGACCGCGCACGATACGCGCCACGTCCAGCCATGACACCAAACCGATGGCTACGAAAATCAGCACCAAATTACGGCCGAAAAAGGTAACCAGCAAAATCACGAAAAACATGAACGGAAAGGCGTTGAGAATTTCCAAAAAGCGCATCATCAGCATATCGGTTTTACCGCCGAAAAAGCCCGATACCGCGCCGTATACCGTGCCGAACAATACGGCCACCAACGCGCCCGCCAAACCCACCATCAGCGAAATACGACCACCCATGGCCACACGCACCAACAAATCGCGCCCGAGCGAATCGGTACCGAAATAGTGTCCGCCCTCCATCTGCGGCGCCTGCTGCATCGCCCCCCAATCGGTATAATCATATGCAAACGGTGAAAACAAAGGAGCCAGTAGCACGAATGCCGTTACCAATATCAATACCGCCATACTGGCCAAGGCGGCACGGTTTCGCTTAAACCGCCGCCAAGCATCCTGCCAAAGGCTACGTCCTTTCACTTCAGCTGCTTCTGCCAATGTTTCCACGGCGGCAAGCTGGTTTTGGGTTAGTTTCATAATGTGTTCTTAATCGTTATCTATCGAGGCCGTCTGAAAATATTTCAGACGGCCTGATGGTTATCAATAGCGTATTTTCGGATCTATGACCGCATACAGAATATCTACCACCGCATTGAATGCAATGGTTAATACGCCTACCAAGATAGTCAAACCCAACACCATACCGTAATCACGGTTGAGTGCACCGTTCACGAACAATTGGCCGATACCGGGCAAACCGAAAATGGTTTCAATCACAATCGAGCCGGTAATGATGCCGACAAATGCCGGGCCAAGATAGGAAATCACCGGCAACATGGCGGGGCGTAAGGCATGTTTCAAAACGATTCTGTGTAAAGGCAGCCCTTTGGCGCGCGCCGTGCGGATAAATTGGCTGTTCATCACTTCAATCA
It encodes:
- the oppF gene encoding murein tripeptide/oligopeptide ABC transporter ATP binding protein OppF; this translates as MKQTQPLLQVRDLRVVFRVREAKSWPWQKTALLQAVNGVSFDLQPGETLGVVGESGCGKSTLARAIIGLVKAESGSVLWQGQDLTKLDAKTLRLKRRDIQMIFQDPLASLNPRMTVGDIIAEPLRTFYPELGKAEVMARVKEMMGKVGLLPNQINRYPHEFSGGQCQRIGIARALILKPKLLICDEPVSALDVSIQAQVVNLLKQIQREMGLAMIFIAHDLSVVKHISDRVLVMYLGNAVELGEDQAVYGAPAHPYTRALMSAVPIPDPKIERGKHIELLPGDLPSPLNPPSGCVFRTRCPEAIELCAKEKPQLKGGPAHRAACVKYLAAD
- the oppC gene encoding oligopeptide ABC transporter permease OppC, producing the protein MKLTQNQLAAVETLAEAAEVKGRSLWQDAWRRFKRNRAALASMAVLILVTAFVLLAPLFSPFAYDYTDWGAMQQAPQMEGGHYFGTDSLGRDLLVRVAMGGRISLMVGLAGALVAVLFGTVYGAVSGFFGGKTDMLMMRFLEILNAFPFMFFVILLVTFFGRNLVLIFVAIGLVSWLDVARIVRGQTLSLKRKEFVEAAEVGGVSKTAIVFRHIVPNVLGVVVVYASLLVPGMILFESFLSFLGLGVQEPMTSWGALLQEGAQTMQVAPWQILIPSVFLVVTLFCFNFIGDGLRDALDPKDR
- a CDS encoding META domain-containing protein, with translation MKKLFLLLPLLSGCVIPIIAPVPQSTFANPLLANQWQITEANGERIENTSATLLLRKDRYFSAETDCNNLMGSYSLSGNYELNFAMPASTRMSCRDMRNEVLISAALPKVNSYRLIGTGIEMLDKNRQPVLRAIPKQ
- the oppD gene encoding oligopeptide ABC transporter ATP-binding protein OppD translates to MALLSVKDLQVVFRTEDGDVTAVNKLNFDLHEGETLGIVGESGSGKSQTAFAVMGLLAKNGKVKGSVKFNGRELVGLPEKELNKIRASEISMIFQDPMTSLNPYMKVGAQLTEVLMLHKGMGKAEARAEAIRMLEAVKIPEAKKRIDMYPHEFSGGMRQRVMIAMALLCRPKLLIADEPTTALDVTVQAQIMALLNDLKRDFGTTIIMITHDLGVVAGICDHVLVMYAGRTMEYGGIEQIFYRPTHPYTIGLLGAVPRLDGEEAELPTIVGNPPNLAALPPGCPFQARCNYVTDVCRHSEPLLTQQADGSRRACFWQMEGADV
- a CDS encoding carbon-nitrogen hydrolase family protein gives rise to the protein MKNIRAAAVQMVSSTRPSDNIAAMRRLVAEAAEGGADWVLLPEYWPIMGASDTDKLAFAEPLGNGDFQTAMSEAAGEHGIVLFGGTVPLKSSEPGKVLNTMLVYGRDGQCIGSYDKMHLFGYSGLGERYAESDTIANGNRVPSWEIEGIRVAAGVCYDLRFPEFFRAQLPFDIMLLPAAFTYTTGKAHWELLLKTRAVENQCYLIASGQGGKHESGRRTFGHSMIIDPWGEVLAVLPEGEGVVSATLDEARLLSVRNRLPALGHRCL